Proteins encoded together in one Phyllostomus discolor isolate MPI-MPIP mPhyDis1 chromosome 6, mPhyDis1.pri.v3, whole genome shotgun sequence window:
- the LOC114500760 gene encoding T-cell ecto-ADP-ribosyltransferase 2-like, whose product MTCLLATEVCFLILTQWLTQQVSSLSQLESSQDLDMTDDAFDDQYNGCTEEMDKKAPQLLEKELEVNGNLKHEWEMAQRKWKEIRNKADPSKKLNDFQGTALVAYTGDIAMEFNKAIRSFHQNSDKFQFKAFHYYLTRALQLLTTGECHTVYRGTRIKFVYKGKGNVRFGQFAPSSSSVEAAKNVLFEKRLGTLFTIRTCLGVYIKNCSYYPSEKEVLIPGYEVFQQVTIPSKDKTYSQYSLTNDGKTLSKTHDEVSLESPQNFTSNYNCFYSSGMRQHPVFILLLPSLLVLLLLPAEL is encoded by the exons ATGACCTGCCTTCTAGCCACAGAAGTTTGCTTTTTGATCCTAACACAGTGGCTAACACAACAG GTGAGCAGCCTGTCACAGCTAGAAAGTTCACAGGACCTAGACATGACTGATGATGCATTTGATGATCAATATAATGGCTGTACtgaagaaatggataaaaaagctccCCAGCTCTTAGAAAAAGAACTGGAAGTGAATGgcaatttaaaacatgaatgggAAATGGcacagagaaaatggaaggaaataaggaaTAAAGCAGACCCTTCAAAAAAACTCAATGATTTCCAGGGAACAGCTCTAGTGGCCTATACTGGGGATATTGCAATGGAATTTAATAAAGCCATAAGATCATTCCATCAAAATTCAGATAAATTTCAGTTTAAAGCTTTCCATTATTATTTGACAAGAGCTCTTCAGCTTCTCACTACAGGGGAGTGTCATACAGTTTATAGAGGTACTAGGATAAAGTTTGTttacaaagggaaaggaaatgtccGTTTTGGCCAATTTGCCCCATCATCTTCTTCGGTAGAAGCAGCTAAAAATGTTCTCTTTGAGAAAAGGTTGGGGACACTGTTTACTATCAGAACTTGTTTGGgtgtttatattaaaaattgttcTTACTATCCATCTGAAAAGGAAGTGCTAATTCCAGGCTATGAGGTGTTTCAGCAAGTCACCATACCAAGCAAAGATAAAACATACAGTCAATATTCACTTACAAATGATGGAAAAACCTTAAGTAAAACACATGATGAAGTTTCACTTGAAAGCCCCCAAAATTTTACAAGTAACTACAATTGCTTCTATAGCTCAG